One Drosophila willistoni isolate 14030-0811.24 chromosome 2R unlocalized genomic scaffold, UCI_dwil_1.1 Seg167, whole genome shotgun sequence DNA segment encodes these proteins:
- the LOC6642142 gene encoding uncharacterized protein LOC6642142 — protein sequence MGDNNEYNPVLTRPNRLELFTYVECEKILNNLLADTQQTGKLVEFKIVPATEHVGFLGEYFHLYLTYQVENETEEKSTRLFVKSVIFKNADMSYYMEKMGILQKEVHLYEQLINKLKSFSKHIWCGKCYFTRDDLFVMQNVEDLGYAPLSLATRFLDEEHLKPLLKALAILHASSVAYERKNKVSIGVELREWLKEKSIDPDVEWCTTGLDAVLAVTATHPKIRNDAQAQEYVVNELPRVLDNVYYMVNSSPLHRNVFLHRDAWSANVFYHKTRPFEESCVLVDFQLCRYGPPALDFLMATYLNAEPSNRKKMMGRMITQYYNSLSGELKDLGINAEKEQLSRQEFEQSLKDFALFGATYNCIAATILHLPDNYLKKLKEERPADFHRFCNVDRRKDVLNLMNDHEAYSNYMYECIDDLLELTYYKSSKIL from the exons ATGGGTGATAATAATGAATATAATCCAGTACTCACGCGACCAAATCGCTTAGAATTGTTTACATATGTGGAATGTGaaaagattttaaataatttgctAGCCGATACCCAGCAGACGGGTAAACTTGTCGAGTTCAAAATTGTTCCAGCCACTGAGCATGTCGGCTTCCTGGGAGAGTATTTTCACTTGTATTTAACATATCAGGTGGAAAATGAGACGGAAGAAAAGTCGACCCGTCTGTTTGTTAAATCGGTGATATTCAAAAATGCAGATATGAGTTACTACATGGAGAAGATGGGCATTTTGCAGAAAGAGGTTCATCTCTATGAACAGCTCATCAATAAGCTCAAATCCTTTT CTAAGCATATCTGGTGTGGCAAATGTTATTTCACACGCGATGATCTGTTTGTGATGCAAAATGTTGAAGATCTGGGCTATGCACCTCTCTCATTGGCAACCCGTTTCCTTGACGAAGAGCATTTGAAGCCTTTACTGAAAGCCCTGGCCATCCTTCATGCCAGTAGTGTGGCATATGAAAGAAAGAATAAAGTCAGCATTGGCGTGGAGTTGAGAGAATGGCTCAAGGAAAAGTCTATTGATCCGGATGTGGAATGGTGTACAACAGGTCTCGAT GCTGTTCTCGCGGTGACTGCCACACATCCCAAAATTCGCAACGATGCTCAGGCACAGGAATATGTAGTCAATGAACTGCCTCGTGTTCTTGATAATGTCTACTATATGGTCAACTCCTCACCTCTGCATCGAAATGTTTTTCTTCACCGCGATGCTTGGAGTGCTAATGTATTCTATCATAAGACACGACCATTTGAGGAAAGCTGTGTCCTGGTAGATTTCCAACTCTGTCGATATGGGCCACCTGCCTTGGATTTCCTCATGGCAACCTATCTAAATGCAGAACCCTCGAACCGCAAGAAAATGATGGGCCGAATGATTACACAATACTATAATAGTTTGTCCGGCGAACTAAAAGATTTGGGAATTAATGCCGAAAAGGAGCAGCTAAGTCGCCAAGAGTTCGAACAATCCCTGAAAGATTTTGCTCTCTTTGGCGCCACATATAATTGCATAGCTGCCACCATTCTCCATTTACCTGATAACTATCTAAAGAAGCTTAAAGAAGAACGACCTGCTGATTTCCATCGTTTTTGTAATGTCGATCGAAGAAAAGATGTGTTGAATTTAATGAATGACCATGAAGCCTATTCGaattatatgtatgaatgtattgATGATTTATTAGAACTAACATATTATAAATCGTcgaaaatattataa